In a single window of the Flavivirga spongiicola genome:
- a CDS encoding carboxymuconolactone decarboxylase family protein — MPLVTPLSADHNLETKELAEFFNETLGFCPNSVLTMQHRPAISKAFINLNKAVMANEGRVTSALKRMIAWVSSNATGCRYCQAHAIRAAERYGAEQEQLDNIWDYRTHPAFSEAERAALDFSLQATQVPNGVDESIKKRLYEHWNEGEIVEMLGVISLFGYLNRWNDSMGTSIEDGAVESGEKHLGKHGWEKGKHQ, encoded by the coding sequence ATGCCTTTAGTAACACCTTTATCTGCTGACCATAATTTAGAAACCAAAGAACTTGCAGAATTCTTTAATGAAACACTTGGGTTTTGTCCAAATTCAGTTCTTACTATGCAACACCGACCAGCCATAAGTAAAGCTTTTATAAATTTGAATAAAGCAGTTATGGCTAACGAAGGCAGAGTGACCTCAGCCCTAAAACGCATGATTGCCTGGGTAAGCAGTAACGCTACGGGTTGTAGATACTGCCAAGCACATGCTATTCGGGCAGCAGAACGCTATGGAGCCGAACAAGAACAACTCGATAATATTTGGGACTATAGAACACACCCAGCATTTAGTGAGGCCGAACGCGCTGCTTTAGATTTTTCTTTACAAGCTACTCAAGTACCTAATGGTGTAGATGAAAGCATTAAAAAACGTTTATATGAACATTGGAATGAAGGTGAAATTGTAGAAATGTTAGGTGTTATTTCCTTATTCGGATATTTAAACCGTTGGAACGATTCTATGGGAACTTCTATTGAAGATGGTGCTGTTGAAAGTGGTGAAAAACACCTTGGAAAACATGGTTGGGAAAAAGGAAAACATCAATAA
- a CDS encoding DoxX family protein: MKINKILYWASTVFLCLLMAYSASMYFTNTEMVKGFFENLNYPTYIVIPLAILKVLGTVMILWRKSTWLTEWAYAGFFFDMVLATVAHHYAGHGIVGFSLYGLLLIFPSYFLGKQIRG, translated from the coding sequence ATGAAAATAAACAAAATTTTATATTGGGCAAGCACTGTGTTTTTGTGTTTGTTAATGGCATATTCTGCCTCTATGTACTTTACAAATACAGAAATGGTTAAAGGTTTTTTTGAAAATCTTAATTATCCAACTTATATAGTAATTCCTTTAGCCATATTAAAAGTTTTAGGTACCGTTATGATTTTATGGCGAAAAAGTACCTGGTTAACAGAATGGGCTTATGCCGGTTTTTTCTTTGATATGGTATTAGCAACAGTAGCACATCATTATGCAGGACATGGGATTGTAGGCTTTTCACTTTACGGGTTGCTGTTAATTTTTCCATCTTATTTTTTAGGAAAACAAATTAGAGGTTAA
- a CDS encoding toxin-antitoxin system YwqK family antitoxin translates to MNLPTTTARVLLFCALFSLYNCNNKASKDHTEPNYIPRNSYFVDSYNNVKIYRDNSTREPMDGYFIVGNKTTKWEEFHIKEGLLYGDYVFYHQNGEKFMHSTYKKGKLHGEEITYFPSGKVKKESHYKNGSLNGKVISYFENGQILSESVLKDNQPITSITYNDTGDIESKMFIEEGKNITQSIKNGKVFKEQISSNYDNFEGVKFYNDDNTMKIYLQMVDEGKETFLVELNEEGKEIKRINFATNPREISKYRQYISSL, encoded by the coding sequence ATGAATTTACCTACAACAACCGCTCGCGTGCTGTTATTTTGCGCGCTTTTTAGTCTTTACAATTGTAATAATAAAGCAAGTAAAGATCACACAGAACCCAACTACATTCCAAGAAACTCATATTTTGTAGACTCTTACAATAATGTAAAAATTTATAGAGATAACAGTACTAGAGAGCCTATGGATGGCTATTTCATCGTTGGAAATAAAACAACTAAATGGGAAGAATTCCATATTAAAGAAGGTCTTTTATATGGAGATTACGTTTTCTATCATCAAAATGGAGAAAAATTTATGCATTCCACATATAAAAAGGGAAAGCTTCATGGTGAAGAAATTACATATTTCCCTTCTGGAAAAGTAAAAAAAGAGAGTCACTATAAGAATGGTTCACTTAACGGGAAAGTTATATCGTATTTTGAAAATGGTCAAATACTTTCTGAATCTGTACTTAAAGATAATCAACCTATAACTTCAATAACATATAACGATACTGGGGACATTGAATCTAAAATGTTTATTGAAGAAGGAAAAAACATCACACAATCTATTAAAAACGGTAAAGTATTTAAGGAACAAATATCTTCTAACTATGATAATTTTGAAGGTGTAAAATTTTATAATGACGATAACACTATGAAAATTTACCTACAGATGGTAGATGAAGGAAAGGAGACTTTTTTAGTTGAGCTAAATGAAGAAGGCAAAGAAATAAAACGTATTAATTTTGCTACTAATCCTAGAGAAATCTCAAAATATAGACAGTATATTAGTAGTCTTTAA
- a CDS encoding OsmC family protein has protein sequence MADKITTQWKGDMVFESDNPRWPSIMMDASDDFGGTNSGMAPKAMMLSSLAGCSGLDVVSVLNKMRVKIDDFKMVVEGELTDEHPKYYHKVSVDYHFYGNNLNENKIKTAVDLSVEKYCGVMEMFRQFAEIKIETHFHNK, from the coding sequence ATGGCAGATAAAATTACAACACAATGGAAAGGAGATATGGTATTTGAATCAGACAACCCCAGATGGCCATCAATAATGATGGATGCATCAGATGATTTTGGAGGTACGAACTCGGGAATGGCTCCTAAGGCTATGATGTTATCGTCACTTGCAGGGTGTTCTGGGTTAGATGTTGTTTCTGTTTTAAATAAAATGAGAGTTAAAATAGATGATTTTAAAATGGTTGTAGAAGGGGAGCTTACAGACGAACATCCAAAATATTATCATAAAGTCTCTGTCGATTACCATTTTTATGGAAATAATTTGAATGAAAATAAAATAAAAACAGCAGTTGATTTGTCTGTTGAGAAATATTGTGGTGTTATGGAAATGTTTCGTCAGTTTGCTGAAATTAAAATAGAAACACATTTTCATAATAAATAA
- a CDS encoding uracil-DNA glycosylase family protein: protein MDDLLYNIRQCDICSEHLPLGPRPIVTAHPDAKIIIIGQAPGTSVHKTGIPWDDPSGRQLRKWLGVTDEAFYDETKIALVPMGFCYPGKGKTGDLPPRPECAPQWHEPLLNKLPNIELVILIGMYAQKYYLKKEAKKTLTETVANYKDYLPKGYLPLPHPSPRNRFWLTKNPWFDVEVLPELQARVKQLI from the coding sequence ATGGATGATTTACTTTACAATATAAGGCAATGCGACATATGTTCAGAACATTTGCCATTAGGTCCTCGCCCTATTGTAACAGCACATCCTGATGCTAAAATTATTATTATTGGTCAAGCTCCCGGAACTAGCGTTCATAAAACTGGGATTCCTTGGGATGACCCGAGTGGCAGACAGCTACGAAAATGGTTAGGTGTTACAGACGAAGCGTTTTACGATGAAACTAAAATTGCTTTAGTCCCTATGGGTTTTTGTTATCCTGGAAAAGGAAAAACGGGCGATTTACCACCAAGACCAGAATGTGCTCCGCAATGGCATGAACCATTATTAAATAAGTTGCCAAATATTGAATTGGTTATTTTAATAGGAATGTATGCTCAGAAATATTATTTAAAAAAAGAAGCAAAGAAAACATTAACGGAAACAGTGGCTAATTATAAAGACTATTTGCCAAAAGGATATTTACCCTTGCCGCACCCATCACCTAGAAACCGTTTTTGGTTAACAAAGAATCCTTGGTTTGATGTGGAGGTTTTGCCAGAGCTACAAGCAAGAGTAAAGCAGCTGATTTAA
- a CDS encoding HopJ type III effector protein has product MTIELFKNKLKSAPRTIEFSETMDIIESNYNFFPVAFTNGPLKNKSGENLGSCKLFAFAKVQDLTKEETLACFGKFYFDEVLNDPNGSGHQNIRNFIKTGFDGLSFNGEPLSKK; this is encoded by the coding sequence ATGACGATAGAGCTATTTAAAAATAAACTTAAAAGCGCACCCAGAACCATCGAATTTTCTGAAACGATGGACATAATAGAATCAAATTATAATTTCTTTCCGGTAGCATTCACAAATGGTCCCTTAAAAAATAAAAGTGGAGAGAATTTGGGTTCCTGTAAATTGTTTGCTTTTGCAAAAGTACAAGATTTAACAAAAGAAGAAACTTTGGCATGTTTTGGTAAATTTTATTTTGATGAGGTATTGAACGATCCTAATGGTTCAGGCCACCAAAACATTAGAAATTTTATAAAAACAGGCTTTGACGGCCTTTCTTTTAATGGAGAACCACTAAGTAAAAAATAG
- the rsmI gene encoding 16S rRNA (cytidine(1402)-2'-O)-methyltransferase, with product MSKVYIVPTPIGNLKDITFRAVEVLKEVDLILAEDTRTSGKLLKHFEITTHMQSHHMHNEHKTVESVIQKIKSGTTVALISDAGTPAISDPGFLLTRTCIENNIEVDCLPGATAFVPALVNSGLPNDKFVFEGFLPVKKGRQTRLLLLAEETRTIIFYESPHKLVKTLGHFCEYFGEGRQVSVSRELTKLYEETIRGTAKEVLEYYTNKPPKGEIVIVVGGKK from the coding sequence ATGAGTAAAGTCTATATTGTACCAACACCCATAGGGAACTTAAAAGATATTACTTTTAGAGCTGTTGAAGTTTTAAAAGAAGTTGATTTAATTCTTGCTGAGGATACGCGAACTTCTGGAAAACTTTTAAAACATTTTGAAATTACAACACATATGCAATCACACCATATGCATAATGAGCACAAGACTGTTGAAAGTGTTATTCAGAAAATAAAAAGCGGGACAACCGTAGCATTAATTAGCGATGCAGGAACACCTGCAATTTCCGATCCAGGATTTTTACTAACCCGAACGTGTATAGAAAATAATATTGAAGTGGACTGCCTTCCTGGAGCCACGGCCTTTGTACCAGCTTTGGTGAATTCTGGACTGCCAAACGATAAGTTTGTGTTCGAAGGTTTTTTGCCTGTTAAAAAAGGGAGACAAACACGATTGCTATTACTGGCAGAAGAAACCAGAACCATTATTTTTTACGAAAGTCCACATAAATTAGTGAAAACACTTGGCCATTTTTGTGAGTATTTTGGTGAAGGAAGGCAAGTTTCAGTATCCAGAGAGCTCACAAAACTTTACGAAGAGACTATTAGAGGGACAGCCAAAGAGGTTTTAGAATATTATACTAATAAACCGCCAAAGGGAGAAATTGTGATTGTTGTTGGTGGAAAAAAATAA
- a CDS encoding peptide-N-glycosidase F-related protein codes for MNRIHLLVIGLLLNSAISYAQQKTHVISHNEETIVTDPSKGRNSYKRFAVFPDKTKKIRSIILNLKFECPDKMRCADWDYVDHIKARQKNDSTVYEIARMLTPYGGFFQKDWGFEWRVDITDFSQILREDVEIDYIHTGYEDNKTRGWKVTVDFEITYGNPVANPVAIHKIYDGNYKYGYKDDPIENHLKPVTIKTNPETNFSKIKIHQTGHGMDANGCGEFCSKYRDVVFNGTIVDHQDLWKACGDNPLYPQAGTWIFDRANWCPGYLVQPDEVFLNTKGNESFSIDINMEPYETEKPSANELLTAYVIEYGKVNAANDVTLVDIIQPSTRLEHSRKNPIGGLPVIRVKNNGSKPLKKMTIKYFIEGERVQNFKWTGHISFGESAIITLPTEVFSKKESANFHVELLKPNGKKDAFISDNKQQSGYKRPNILPESIIVYYKTNNKPGQNTYSIQDSFGHVFLKKDSLNMKPNTVYQDTIKLKKGNYNFTFNDTKGDGLEFWYKVKDGRGEVKLLDSLGNAIKQFKSDFGSSINYHFSVRTDMPYELDNMPSIAAFPARTNGPFTLDYFSNKPANVKVLIVDQEDEAHVLETHSYANFSRGALSFDLSYLPKKRYYVKVFVDEEEMYKNRIRLKE; via the coding sequence ATGAATAGAATACACTTACTAGTTATAGGCTTATTATTAAATAGTGCTATAAGCTATGCACAACAAAAAACACATGTTATCTCTCATAATGAAGAAACGATTGTTACAGACCCTTCAAAAGGGCGTAACAGTTATAAACGATTTGCTGTTTTTCCCGATAAAACAAAAAAAATACGCAGCATTATTTTAAATCTAAAGTTTGAGTGCCCTGATAAAATGCGTTGTGCCGATTGGGATTATGTAGACCATATTAAAGCTAGGCAGAAAAATGATTCGACTGTGTACGAAATTGCACGTATGCTAACACCCTACGGTGGTTTTTTTCAAAAAGATTGGGGATTCGAATGGCGGGTTGATATTACCGATTTTAGCCAGATATTAAGAGAAGACGTAGAAATAGATTATATTCATACAGGGTATGAAGATAATAAAACAAGAGGCTGGAAGGTAACCGTAGATTTCGAAATCACTTATGGGAACCCTGTTGCCAATCCAGTGGCTATTCACAAAATTTATGATGGTAATTATAAGTATGGATATAAAGATGATCCTATCGAAAACCATTTAAAACCTGTAACAATAAAAACAAACCCTGAAACCAATTTCTCGAAAATTAAAATTCATCAAACAGGACATGGAATGGATGCCAATGGTTGCGGTGAGTTTTGCAGTAAATATCGGGATGTTGTATTTAATGGAACGATTGTAGACCATCAGGATCTTTGGAAAGCATGTGGCGATAATCCATTGTATCCTCAGGCTGGGACCTGGATTTTCGATCGTGCTAATTGGTGTCCGGGGTATTTGGTACAACCTGATGAAGTGTTTTTAAATACTAAAGGCAATGAATCTTTTTCTATAGACATTAACATGGAACCGTATGAGACCGAAAAACCCAGTGCGAATGAACTTTTAACGGCTTACGTTATAGAATACGGAAAAGTAAATGCAGCTAACGATGTCACTTTAGTAGATATTATTCAGCCCTCAACACGTTTAGAGCATAGCAGAAAAAACCCAATAGGAGGCTTACCTGTAATACGAGTTAAAAATAATGGTAGTAAACCATTAAAAAAAATGACCATAAAATATTTTATTGAAGGAGAACGTGTTCAAAACTTTAAATGGACGGGTCATATTTCTTTTGGAGAATCTGCAATTATTACACTTCCTACAGAGGTATTTAGCAAAAAAGAATCTGCAAATTTCCATGTTGAATTATTAAAACCAAATGGAAAAAAAGATGCTTTTATATCGGATAATAAGCAACAATCGGGTTATAAGCGTCCTAATATTTTGCCAGAAAGTATTATAGTATATTATAAAACCAATAATAAACCCGGTCAAAATACGTATAGCATTCAAGACAGTTTTGGACATGTCTTTTTAAAAAAAGATAGTTTAAATATGAAGCCTAATACTGTTTATCAAGATACTATTAAGCTAAAAAAAGGAAATTATAATTTTACGTTTAATGATACTAAAGGTGATGGCCTAGAGTTTTGGTATAAGGTAAAAGATGGTCGTGGTGAAGTAAAACTATTAGATTCTTTAGGAAACGCCATAAAGCAATTTAAGTCAGATTTTGGTAGCAGTATTAACTATCATTTTTCGGTAAGAACAGATATGCCTTATGAGTTGGATAATATGCCATCAATAGCTGCTTTTCCAGCAAGAACAAATGGACCTTTTACATTAGATTACTTTTCAAATAAACCTGCAAATGTAAAAGTCCTTATTGTAGATCAAGAAGATGAAGCCCACGTATTGGAAACGCATTCTTATGCCAATTTTAGCCGAGGGGCTCTTAGTTTTGACCTGTCTTATTTGCCTAAAAAAAGGTATTATGTTAAGGTATTTGTCGATGAAGAAGAAATGTATAAAAATCGTATTCGTTTAAAGGAATAA